Proteins from one Streptomyces sp. NBC_00289 genomic window:
- a CDS encoding putative quinol monooxygenase: MIFITARFRVRPEHADRWPEITADFTRATRAEPGCLWFDWSRSVADPTEYILVEAFRDDEAGAAHVQSAHFKAAQQTLPPHLVETPRIVNATVQQDDWSLLGEMAVPGQE, encoded by the coding sequence ATGATCTTCATTACCGCCAGGTTCCGAGTCCGTCCCGAGCACGCCGACCGCTGGCCGGAGATCACCGCCGACTTCACCCGGGCCACGCGCGCCGAGCCCGGCTGCCTGTGGTTCGACTGGTCGCGCAGCGTGGCGGACCCCACGGAGTACATCCTGGTCGAAGCCTTCCGCGACGACGAGGCCGGGGCCGCGCATGTGCAGTCCGCGCACTTCAAGGCCGCGCAGCAGACGCTGCCGCCTCACCTGGTCGAGACGCCTCGCATCGTCAACGCGACGGTTCAGCAGGACGACTGGTCGCTCCTTGGGGAGATGGCGGTCCCGGGACAGGAGTAG
- a CDS encoding ABC transporter ATP-binding protein, translating into MAQLDIIDVGHAYAPGAEQERWALKPLRLTFESGKTYALVGPSGCGKTTLLNILSGLVRPSRGQVLFDGVDVSAMPTKARNIAQVFQFPVIYKSMTVYENLAFPLQCRRWDKARIDAKVQQVAEALDLHDRLQQPARGLTADDKQLISLGRGLVRDDVAAVLMDEPLTVIDPQLKHSLRRKIREITDQFQPTVIYVTHDQYEAMSFAQELLVMKDGRAVQQGTPEQLFEAPSSTYVGYFIGSPAMNFLTVDRNGGRFALSGRPLSVAWDIIPQSTTELQVGVRPEYVKVVTDPGPNTFPGRLRGVSDHGAQRVLEVEVAGQLVRAKTPREEGVPVGEEVLVHLPRAKVLPYADGQLVVRS; encoded by the coding sequence ATGGCGCAGTTGGACATCATCGACGTCGGGCACGCGTACGCGCCGGGCGCCGAGCAGGAGCGGTGGGCTCTCAAGCCGCTGCGGCTGACCTTCGAGTCCGGCAAGACCTACGCGCTGGTCGGACCCTCGGGCTGCGGCAAGACGACGCTGCTGAACATCCTTTCCGGCCTGGTCAGACCATCCCGGGGACAGGTCCTGTTCGACGGCGTCGACGTCTCCGCCATGCCGACCAAGGCGCGCAACATTGCCCAGGTCTTCCAGTTCCCCGTCATCTACAAGTCGATGACGGTCTACGAGAACCTCGCCTTCCCGCTGCAGTGCCGGCGCTGGGACAAGGCGAGGATCGACGCCAAGGTGCAGCAGGTCGCCGAGGCCCTGGACCTGCACGACCGGCTTCAGCAGCCGGCGCGCGGGCTCACCGCCGACGACAAGCAGCTGATCTCACTCGGCCGCGGCCTGGTCCGTGATGACGTGGCGGCCGTCCTGATGGACGAGCCACTCACCGTGATCGACCCGCAGCTGAAGCACTCGCTGCGGCGCAAGATCCGTGAGATCACCGACCAGTTCCAGCCCACGGTGATCTACGTGACCCACGACCAGTACGAGGCGATGAGCTTCGCGCAGGAATTGCTTGTCATGAAGGATGGCCGGGCTGTGCAGCAGGGCACCCCAGAGCAGCTCTTCGAAGCGCCCTCCTCCACGTACGTCGGCTACTTCATCGGCTCACCGGCGATGAACTTTCTGACCGTGGACCGGAACGGCGGGCGCTTCGCGCTGTCCGGTCGGCCGCTGTCCGTCGCCTGGGACATCATTCCCCAGAGCACGACCGAGCTGCAGGTCGGCGTCCGCCCCGAATACGTCAAGGTCGTCACGGACCCCGGCCCCAACACCTTCCCCGGCCGGCTGCGGGGCGTCAGCGACCACGGCGCACAGCGCGTGCTCGAGGTCGAGGTCGCCGGGCAACTCGTCAGGGCCAAGACACCGCGGGAGGAGGGAGTCCCGGTCGGCGAGGAGGTCCTCGTGCACCTGCCGCGTGCCAAAGTCCTTCCGTACGCGGACGGTCAGTTGGTAGTGCGGTCGTAA